From uncultured Roseateles sp., the proteins below share one genomic window:
- a CDS encoding long-chain fatty acid--CoA ligase, whose protein sequence is MQAHLKHWPPGLPLHLSVPQTNLFFNVEVAAARYPDKPFIVFYDTTLSFADFKREAEHIAGYLQQDCGVKAGDRVLLYMQNSPQWVLAFYAILRANAVVVPVNPMNQADELHHYLADSGAHTALVAQDLLPQLQSQLGQAGLQHLIVATYSDYLRQPASFAVPGFVSAPCSTASGPGLTNWADMLAACRAPGPLTAGPDDLCVMPYTSGTTGRPKGCMHTHRSVMSTAVGGINWFGRTQDAVYLSVLPFFHVTGLSGSLNGPLYIGATIVILPRWDRDAAAQCMQRYKVTVWQTISTMMIDFLSNPKLADYDLSSLAGIRGGGAAMPAAICAKLKSLTGLDYVEGYGMSETMAATHINPPQRPKPQCLGVPVFDVDARVVDSLTLQPVAPGETGEIIIHGPQLMQGYWRNAEATAEAFVELDGRRFLRTGDLGRIDEDGYFFMTDRLKRMINASGFKVWPAEVEALMYHHPAIQEACVIGVPDERRGETVKALVVLKAGHVVTEQDIIDWSRGQMAHYKCPRIVEFVASLPKSGSGKVMWRELQEQAASKK, encoded by the coding sequence ATGCAAGCCCACCTGAAGCACTGGCCGCCGGGTCTGCCGCTGCATCTGAGCGTGCCGCAGACGAATCTGTTCTTCAATGTCGAGGTGGCGGCAGCGCGCTACCCGGACAAGCCCTTCATCGTCTTTTACGACACGACGCTGAGCTTTGCCGATTTCAAGCGCGAGGCCGAGCACATCGCGGGCTATTTGCAGCAGGACTGCGGCGTCAAGGCCGGCGACCGGGTGCTGCTGTACATGCAGAACAGCCCGCAATGGGTGCTGGCCTTCTACGCCATCCTGCGCGCCAATGCGGTGGTGGTGCCGGTGAATCCGATGAACCAGGCCGATGAGTTGCACCACTACCTGGCAGACAGCGGCGCCCACACGGCTTTGGTGGCACAGGACCTGCTGCCCCAGCTGCAATCCCAGCTGGGGCAGGCCGGCCTGCAGCACTTGATCGTCGCCACCTACAGCGACTATCTGCGCCAGCCGGCCTCCTTCGCCGTGCCCGGATTCGTCAGCGCGCCCTGCTCCACTGCGTCCGGGCCGGGCCTGACGAACTGGGCCGACATGCTGGCCGCCTGCCGCGCACCCGGCCCGCTGACCGCCGGCCCCGACGATCTCTGCGTGATGCCCTACACCTCGGGCACCACCGGCCGCCCCAAGGGCTGCATGCACACCCATCGCAGCGTGATGAGCACGGCGGTGGGCGGCATCAACTGGTTTGGCCGCACGCAGGATGCGGTCTATCTGTCGGTGCTGCCCTTCTTCCATGTCACCGGCCTGTCGGGCAGCCTCAACGGACCGCTGTACATAGGGGCCACCATCGTCATCCTGCCGCGCTGGGATCGCGACGCCGCGGCCCAGTGCATGCAGCGCTACAAGGTCACCGTCTGGCAGACGATCTCGACGATGATGATCGACTTCCTGTCCAACCCGAAGCTGGCCGACTACGACCTCAGCAGCCTGGCCGGCATACGCGGCGGCGGGGCGGCGATGCCGGCTGCCATCTGCGCCAAGCTCAAGAGCCTGACCGGGCTGGACTATGTCGAGGGCTATGGCATGTCCGAGACCATGGCCGCCACCCATATCAACCCGCCGCAACGGCCCAAGCCCCAATGCCTGGGTGTACCGGTGTTCGATGTCGATGCCCGGGTGGTGGACTCGCTGACCCTGCAGCCGGTTGCCCCGGGCGAAACCGGCGAGATCATCATCCACGGCCCGCAGCTGATGCAGGGCTATTGGCGCAATGCCGAGGCCACGGCGGAGGCCTTTGTCGAACTCGATGGCAGGCGTTTTCTGCGCACGGGCGACCTGGGTCGCATCGACGAGGACGGCTACTTCTTCATGACCGACCGGCTCAAGCGGATGATCAATGCCTCGGGCTTCAAGGTCTGGCCGGCCGAGGTCGAGGCGCTGATGTACCACCACCCGGCGATCCAGGAAGCTTGCGTGATCGGTGTGCCCGACGAGCGGCGCGGCGAGACCGTCAAAGCGCTGGTGGTGCTGAAGGCCGGGCATGTGGTGACCGAGCAGGACATCATCGACTGGTCGCGCGGGCAGATGGCGCACTACAAATGCCCGCGCATCGTCGAGTTCGTTGCCAGCCTTCCCAAGTCGGGCAGCGGCAAGGTGATGTGGCGCGAATTGCAGGAGCAGGCCGCTTCAAAAAAATGA
- a CDS encoding tripartite tricarboxylate transporter substrate binding protein, which produces MTIQAPSSLRRGLLLLTAAATLAAPWRAVQAQGYPSAKPVTLIVPWPPGGSTDRHLRALSELASKHLGQQIIIENKPGGGGTLGPGTMALTAKPDGYTIAQYPLGMLRIPHMQKTQWHPLNDFSFIIGVSGYTFGFTVRADSPYKSFNDYIEAARKQPGALNYGSTGTGSSPHLLMEELSGHAKVDLTHVPFKGNADLQQALLGGHVMAQSDASGWDKFVDGGQMRLLVTFGEERTKRWPQVPTAKELGYGVVATSPYGLVGPKGMDPAVVKALHDAYKKAMEDPKHLELLEQLNQAMWYRSGEDYRKWAVETYAKDKALIERLGLAAK; this is translated from the coding sequence ATGACGATCCAAGCCCCCTCCTCCCTGCGCCGCGGGCTTCTGCTGCTGACGGCCGCGGCCACGCTGGCGGCCCCCTGGAGGGCCGTGCAGGCGCAGGGCTATCCGTCTGCCAAGCCGGTCACCCTGATCGTGCCCTGGCCGCCCGGTGGCTCGACCGACCGCCATCTGCGCGCGCTGTCCGAGCTGGCCTCCAAGCACCTGGGCCAGCAGATCATCATCGAGAACAAGCCCGGTGGCGGCGGCACGCTTGGGCCCGGCACGATGGCGCTGACGGCCAAGCCCGACGGCTACACCATTGCCCAATACCCGCTGGGCATGCTGCGCATTCCGCATATGCAGAAGACGCAGTGGCATCCGCTGAACGACTTCAGCTTCATCATCGGCGTGTCGGGCTATACCTTCGGCTTCACCGTGCGCGCCGACTCGCCGTACAAGAGCTTCAACGACTACATCGAAGCGGCGCGCAAGCAGCCGGGCGCGCTGAACTACGGCTCCACCGGCACCGGCAGCAGCCCGCATCTGCTGATGGAAGAGCTGTCTGGCCACGCCAAGGTCGACTTGACCCACGTTCCCTTCAAGGGCAACGCCGACCTGCAGCAGGCCCTGCTCGGCGGCCATGTGATGGCACAAAGCGACGCCAGTGGCTGGGACAAGTTCGTTGACGGCGGCCAGATGCGCCTCTTGGTGACCTTCGGCGAGGAGCGCACCAAGCGCTGGCCGCAGGTGCCCACGGCCAAGGAGCTGGGCTATGGCGTGGTCGCCACCTCTCCCTACGGCCTGGTGGGCCCCAAGGGTATGGATCCGGCTGTCGTCAAGGCTCTGCACGACGCCTACAAGAAAGCGATGGAGGATCCCAAGCATCTGGAACTGCTCGAGCAGCTGAACCAGGCCATGTGGTACCGCAGCGGCGAGGACTACCGCAAGTGGGCCGTCGAGACCTATGCCAAGGACAAGGCCCTGATCGAGCGGCTGGGCCTGGCGGCGAAGTGA